One window from the genome of Kryptolebias marmoratus isolate JLee-2015 linkage group LG1, ASM164957v2, whole genome shotgun sequence encodes:
- the cdo1 gene encoding cysteine dioxygenase type 1 produces MEQTEVVKPETLDELIKILHKIFESDNINVEEVQNIMESYESKPHEWRKYAQFDQYRYTRNLVDEGNGKFNLMILCWGEGHGSSIHDHTNSHCFMKLLQGQLKETLFQWPDSKSHGDMVQKSQRILQENRVAYISDSIGLHRVENVSHTECAVSLHLYSPPFVTCQTFDQRTGHKNTVKMTFWSKYGERTPFETTVSQENN; encoded by the exons atggAGCAAACCGAGGTGGTGAAGCCTGAAACTCTGGATGAGCTGATCAAAATCCTCCATAAGATCTTCGAGAGTGACAACATCAATGTGGAGGAGGTGCAGAATATCATGGAATCATATGAGAGCAAGCCTCACGAATGGAGGAAATATGCACAGTTTGACCAGTACAg GTACACGAGAAACTTAGTGGATGAGGGCAACGGGAAGTTCAATCTCATGATTCTCTGCTGGGGTGAAGGACATGGCAG TAGCATCCATGACCACACAAACTCCCACTGCTTCATGAAGCTGCTGCAGGGGCAGCTGAAGGAGACGCTCTTCCAGTGGCCAGACAGCAAATCCCACGGAGATATGGTTCAGAAATCTCAGAGAATTCTACAGGAGAACAGGGTTGCTTACATCAGTG ACTCCATCGGTCTGCACCGTGTGGAAAATGTCAGTCACACAGAATGCGCGGTGAGTTTGCATCTTTACAGTCCTCCGTTCGTGACCTGCCAGACCTTCGACCAGCGAACAGGACACAAGAACACCGTCAAGATGACCTTCTGGAGCAAATATGGAGAAAGGACCCCATTT GAGACCACagtttcacaagaaaacaactAG